The sequence TGAGGAAAATGGGATTCCAACAGTTGGCCCTTCAAAAGAAGCAGCTCAACTTGAAACAAACAAAGCCTTTGCAAGAGCATTAATGGAAAAGTACAAAATTCCAGGAAGAAAGCTATTCAAAGTTTTCAATAACGTTGCTGAGATGAAAGCATGGATAGATGAATTTGGAAAGCCTGTTGTTGTTAAACCTCTTGGACTTACCGGAGGCAAAGGAGTTAAAGTCGTCGGCTACCAGCTCAAAGACAATGAAGAGGCAAAGGAATATGCAAAGGCCTTGATAGAGAAGGATGGGAAAGTCCTCGTTGAGGAAAGAACTGATGGCGTGGAGTTCACGTTCCAAGTTTTCACAGATGGAAAGAAAGTTATTCCAATGCCTTTGGCTCAAGATTATCCACATGCATATGAGGGTGATGTGGGCCCAATAACAGGAGGTATGGGTTCTTATTCCTGCGAGGATCATTTACTACCATTTGTACCAAGAGAAGATTATCACAAAGCTCTTGAGACTCTGAAAAAAACAGTTGAAGCTATGTATAAAGAGGGAACTCCTTACAAAGGTATTCTATATGGCCAGTTTATGCTTGCAAACGATGAACCAAAGATTATAGAGTTTAATGCCCGTTTTGGGGATCCAGAGGCCATGAACGTTCTACCAATTTTGAGAACTTCTCTTGTAGAGATTGGAGAAGGCATCATTGATGGCAATCTAAAGAAAGCGGAGTTTGAGAAAAAAGCCACTGTTGTGAAGTATATAGCACCCAAAGGTTATCCCACTGATCCAATCAAGGGAGTTAAAGTTCAAATCAGCGAGGATAAAATCAGGGAAGAAGGGGCTAAGGTCTACTATGCCTCGGTAGATGAAAACTTCACAATGCTTGGCTCAAGAGCCCTAGCAATCGTTGGAATTGCCAATTCTCTCGAAGAAGCGGAAAAAATAGCCTCTGCAGGGATAAAGCATGTAAAGGGTGAAATTTTCTACCGCGCCGATGTAGGAACTAAAGAGAGCATCGCAAAAAGGATTGAACTCATGAAAACAATTAGAGGTGAGTGAGATGATTG comes from Thermococcus sp. EP1 and encodes:
- the purD gene encoding phosphoribosylamine--glycine ligase; translated protein: MRVLLVGAGGRESAIAEALSRDSEVYVVAKHLNPGIKRIAKEYGLTKETDVQKVLDFALKWRVDLAFIGPEAPLEKGIVNVLEENGIPTVGPSKEAAQLETNKAFARALMEKYKIPGRKLFKVFNNVAEMKAWIDEFGKPVVVKPLGLTGGKGVKVVGYQLKDNEEAKEYAKALIEKDGKVLVEERTDGVEFTFQVFTDGKKVIPMPLAQDYPHAYEGDVGPITGGMGSYSCEDHLLPFVPREDYHKALETLKKTVEAMYKEGTPYKGILYGQFMLANDEPKIIEFNARFGDPEAMNVLPILRTSLVEIGEGIIDGNLKKAEFEKKATVVKYIAPKGYPTDPIKGVKVQISEDKIREEGAKVYYASVDENFTMLGSRALAIVGIANSLEEAEKIASAGIKHVKGEIFYRADVGTKESIAKRIELMKTIRGE